From Rhodamnia argentea isolate NSW1041297 chromosome 10, ASM2092103v1, whole genome shotgun sequence, a single genomic window includes:
- the LOC115735060 gene encoding uncharacterized protein LOC115735060, which translates to MSDHPRLSNLRTTTQILKQTASTFNSNPISFLFLSFLLFSFRTLVENGSFLLTSYIDRDPSLKSLLSRLDLAGSYPQPHNRLRGQQPAHLRRRHRPFLHLTRVGTLDDDFFSGDDDPNRSPFSHHSRDQPNGTLVILSVSRPGSGFSPNLVDNGLRYPEIVRPGVQFRVDDRLFRSDEDVSEKGDGGGEEQEEEMRGEKEFDRIVDLQFFIKGLELGRHDAAAFFFLVSFLSAAYGWVILGFLVTYSWVFGSVFVAVVNDVLGRFSSLIGVLWQGSRLGLRRLSGFILMRWAVRDALTQMLGLWYFGEIEDQYSFFKLFVRLKLMPFSVMLPWTRGFEKEISAFLFVWFLFDTFIALVFVVDAWIAIVDSRKSGKEIVKEGCYLVLTMWNQAIQLKCLEAIVCGTFVRWALGRVGGKVLASVFQSTMEVFFMVAWLFFYLATRCRDANPMGRRFEIRELETVVQGLR; encoded by the coding sequence ATGAGCGACCACCCGCGGCTGAGCAACCTCCGGACCACCACCCAAATCTTGAAGCAGACGGCTTCGACCTTCAACTCCAACCccatctccttcctcttcctctccttcctcctcttctccttccgTACCCTCGTCGAGAACGGGTCCTTCCTCCTCACCTCCTACATCGACCGCGACCCTTCTCTCAAATCCCTCCTCTCCCGCCTCGACCTCGCCGGGAGCTACCCCCAACCCCACAACCGCCTCCGCGGCCAGCAACCGGcccacctccgccgccgccaccgaccCTTCCTCCACCTCACCCGCGTCGGCACCCTCGACGACGACTTCTTCTCTGGGGACGATGACCCCAATCGGTCCCCCTTTAGCCACCATAGCAGGGATCAGCCTAACGGTACGCTCGTGATCCTCTCTGTGTCCAGGCCCGGCTCGGGGTTCTCGCCCAACTTGGTGGATAACGGCCTACGGTATCCTGAGATTGTGCGTCCTGGGGTCCAATTCAGAGTGGATGATCGGCTGTTTAGGTCTGATGAGGATGTTAGTGAgaaaggagatggtggtggtgaaGAGCAAGAGGAGGAGATGAGAGGTGAGAAGGAATTTGATAGGATTGTTGATTTGCAGTTCTTTATCAAGGGTCTAGAGCTGGGCCGCCATGATGCTGctgctttctttttccttgtgagCTTCTTGTCTGCAGCTTATGGTTGGGTGATCCTAGGGTTTCTGGTTACATATTCATGGGTTTTTGGTTCTGTGTTTGTTGCCGTGGTTAACGATGTTTTGGGGCGGTTTAGCTCGCTCATCGGAGTACTGTGGCAGGGATCGAGATTGGGACTCAGGAGGCTTTCTGGGTTCATTTTAATGAGGTGGGCAGTGAGAGATGCGTTGACTCAGATGCTTGGTTTGTGGTATTTTGGTGAAATTGAGGATCAGTACTCGTTCTTCAAGCTTTTTGTGAGGTTGAAGTTGATGCCATTCTCAGTTATGTTGCCATGGACTAGGGGTTTTGAGAAGGAAATCTCGGCATTCTTGTTTGTATGGTTCTTGTTTGATACATTTATTGCTTTGGTGTTTGTGGTGGATGCTTGGATTGCCATTGTTGATTCGAGGAAGAGCGGGAAGGAGATTGTTAAGGAAGGTTGTTACTTGGTATTGACAATGTGGAATCAGGCTATTCAATTGAAGTGTTTGGAAGCGATAGTTTGCGGGACTTTTGTGAGATGGGCTCTGGGACGAGTTGGAGGAAAGGTGCTTGCTTCAGTTTTCCAGTCAACTATGGAGGTATTCTTCATGGTTGCGTGGCTGTTCTTTTATCTTGCGACAAGATGTAGGGATGCTAATCCAATGGGAAGGCGTTTCGAAATTAGAGAATTGGAAACAGTGGTGCAAGGTCTTAGATGA